In Leptospira harrisiae, a genomic segment contains:
- a CDS encoding TolC family protein, with protein MEQRSWVSSTLILLVSVSLLAAESGDKGFTLSLQDAVKYAIENNREVMQARLELAKADSNLMKFEGKYSWRALSKAELDQKQFPFNQNNIFTGTKTQTNTYSAGLEKLFTTGTYFKIEAKSQRFDSNAFEDPNKTPSGFGALGLPPLYTDTLSVTIAQDLLKNAFGANERNSEKILENQTEIMREQMEDQVASKVVATLVDYWNFSVKDSGYQTFEQLLKNTKNVRDLTIRKQGLGLSESFEVNQWNALLSQVEGQMAQAAAEKEEARRKLIRSLNLPEETVFQKTTPLSETLPSKLDYQADIDYAYKHRADFRAILRKKENAELSMKTAKNEALPALKASGTYGYQAQNLISPQNNYTDSRSGVFSYQYPVMQGSLDLSYPIMDKGVKAGIRDAEIQKRQVSLEEADLVKAVSDDVKTRIDILKASFQVMENAKRTEEESKKYYNGVLRSFQQGRFNALAVKNALDTLVQDQLSLVRAKVDYNINLHRYYVAKNALFEEYGVDRSKLLPENL; from the coding sequence ATGGAACAACGTTCATGGGTTTCAAGTACATTGATTCTCCTCGTTTCCGTAAGCCTATTGGCTGCGGAATCTGGAGATAAGGGATTTACACTTAGTTTACAAGACGCAGTCAAGTATGCCATTGAAAACAACCGCGAGGTCATGCAGGCCCGTTTGGAATTAGCCAAAGCTGATTCAAACCTAATGAAGTTTGAAGGAAAGTATTCTTGGCGTGCACTTTCCAAAGCAGAATTGGATCAAAAACAATTTCCGTTTAACCAAAACAATATCTTTACGGGAACAAAAACCCAAACCAATACTTATAGTGCTGGTTTAGAAAAACTCTTCACTACGGGAACTTATTTTAAAATAGAAGCTAAATCGCAACGATTTGACTCGAACGCATTTGAAGATCCGAATAAAACTCCATCTGGATTTGGCGCTCTTGGCCTTCCTCCATTATATACAGATACCCTGTCGGTTACCATTGCTCAAGATTTGTTAAAAAATGCCTTTGGTGCCAATGAGAGGAATTCGGAAAAAATCCTCGAAAACCAAACGGAGATTATGCGAGAACAAATGGAAGACCAAGTGGCAAGCAAAGTCGTCGCCACTCTCGTTGACTATTGGAATTTTTCTGTGAAAGATTCAGGATACCAAACTTTCGAACAACTATTAAAAAATACTAAGAATGTCAGAGACTTAACCATTCGAAAACAAGGCCTTGGACTTTCAGAGAGTTTTGAAGTAAACCAATGGAATGCCCTCCTCTCTCAAGTGGAAGGACAGATGGCACAGGCCGCTGCAGAAAAAGAAGAAGCAAGGCGAAAACTCATTCGTTCCTTAAATCTTCCTGAAGAAACAGTGTTCCAAAAAACAACTCCTCTTTCGGAAACTCTTCCTTCAAAATTGGATTACCAAGCAGACATTGATTATGCTTACAAACATAGAGCTGATTTTAGAGCCATTCTTCGTAAAAAAGAAAATGCAGAACTTTCCATGAAAACTGCTAAAAATGAAGCTCTTCCTGCGTTAAAAGCTTCTGGAACCTATGGATACCAAGCGCAGAATTTGATTAGTCCCCAAAACAACTATACAGACAGTCGTTCTGGTGTTTTTTCTTACCAATATCCTGTGATGCAAGGTTCCCTTGATCTTTCTTATCCAATTATGGACAAGGGAGTGAAAGCGGGAATTCGTGATGCAGAAATTCAAAAACGCCAAGTTTCATTGGAAGAAGCAGATCTAGTCAAAGCAGTTTCTGACGATGTCAAAACAAGAATTGATATTTTAAAAGCTTCATTTCAAGTAATGGAAAATGCAAAACGAACAGAAGAAGAATCCAAAAAATACTACAACGGTGTTTTACGTTCTTTTCAACAAGGTAGATTCAATGCCTTAGCTGTTAAAAATGCTTTAGATACTTTGGTGCAAGACCAATTGTCACTAGTTCGTGCAAAAGTAGATTATAACATCAATTTACATAGATACTATGTTGCAAAAAATGCTTTGTTCGAAGAATACGGAGTGGATAGATCCAAACTCCTACCTGAAAATCTTTAG
- the sucC gene encoding ADP-forming succinate--CoA ligase subunit beta, whose amino-acid sequence MKVHEYQAKEILRRHNANVPFGKVIDTVGDFEKAYSEVVQKSPVVVVKAQIHAGGRGKGGGVKVAKTKEDAKAAAERILGMQLITPQTGEEGKKVLKIYLEQGLEIAKEYYLSILLDRAFRKTIIMASTEGGMEIEEVAETHPEKIIKIQIDPGIGIQGSQIRELAFALGIPAEAQKSFTALVNSVYNAYIKEDAALLEINPLILTKQNEIVAGDCKMDLDENALYRHPENEALRDISEEDPYEVKAKEYNLNYVKLDGNIGCMVNGAGLAMATMDIVKLAGAEPANFLDVGGGANPTTVENGFRLILSDPNVKGIFVNVFGGIVRCDRVAVGIIEATKKVNVSVPVVVRLKGTNAEEGKKILNESGMNIVGVEGLRDAADKIVSLIKK is encoded by the coding sequence ATGAAAGTCCACGAATACCAGGCCAAAGAAATCCTACGTAGACACAATGCCAACGTTCCCTTCGGAAAGGTCATCGACACAGTCGGTGATTTCGAAAAGGCATACAGCGAAGTTGTCCAAAAATCACCCGTAGTGGTGGTGAAAGCCCAAATCCACGCTGGTGGACGAGGAAAAGGTGGCGGTGTCAAGGTTGCCAAAACCAAAGAAGACGCCAAAGCTGCTGCTGAGAGAATTCTCGGGATGCAACTCATCACCCCTCAAACCGGTGAAGAAGGAAAAAAAGTTCTAAAAATCTATTTGGAACAAGGTCTTGAAATCGCAAAGGAATACTACCTTTCCATCCTACTTGATCGTGCTTTCCGCAAAACCATCATTATGGCTTCTACCGAAGGTGGAATGGAAATCGAAGAAGTTGCAGAAACTCATCCAGAAAAAATCATCAAAATCCAAATTGATCCAGGTATTGGAATCCAAGGTTCGCAAATTCGGGAACTCGCATTTGCTCTAGGAATCCCAGCGGAGGCGCAAAAGTCCTTCACTGCACTTGTAAACTCTGTTTACAACGCATACATCAAAGAAGATGCAGCACTATTGGAAATCAACCCTCTCATCCTAACAAAACAAAATGAAATCGTTGCAGGTGACTGCAAGATGGACTTGGATGAAAACGCACTCTATCGCCACCCTGAAAACGAAGCTCTTCGAGATATCTCTGAAGAAGATCCGTATGAAGTAAAAGCAAAAGAATACAACCTCAACTACGTAAAGTTAGATGGTAACATTGGTTGTATGGTGAATGGTGCCGGTCTTGCGATGGCAACTATGGATATCGTGAAGTTAGCTGGTGCAGAACCTGCAAACTTTTTGGACGTCGGAGGCGGAGCAAACCCTACTACGGTAGAAAACGGTTTTAGACTCATCCTTTCTGATCCAAACGTAAAAGGAATCTTTGTAAACGTATTCGGTGGTATCGTTCGTTGTGACCGTGTGGCTGTCGGAATTATCGAAGCTACGAAAAAGGTAAACGTATCGGTTCCAGTAGTGGTTCGATTGAAAGGAACCAATGCGGAAGAAGGAAAAAAAATCCTGAACGAATCCGGTATGAACATTGTGGGAGTGGAAGGACTCCGTGACGCGGCAGACAAAATCGTCTCCCTAATCAAAAAATAG
- the lpxB gene encoding lipid-A-disaccharide synthase, translating to MVTKKKSHNPHSDKNILVIAGEHSGDLLGADLLQELSILEPEYKFYGIGGEGMISHGLDSMEELEQLSVIGFSEAIKKYSFLKKIFYRVLEETTHRPTKLAILIDYPGFNLRLAKELKLRGIPTVFYVSPQIWAWKFNRIYFIKEQIALMLTLFRFEEEIYTEYGVNAKFVGHPITKRIPEKLKKEPVITEKLPDSHHGYTVGLLPGSRKGEIRRLIDPILGTAALLHEHCKLEKKKIVFLLPNINAKEETFILEKIESLKQIHPDIQIHYLWNASLRVMETSDLLLIASGTATLEGLYFETPMVILYKVSLFTYLLGSLLMRSKFIGLANILSGEEVCREITQNECQPKYIFEEAWKILSNTKLRNKIKGILRDAKERELGTTNASKKAAKEVQSLLRSFSN from the coding sequence ATGGTAACCAAAAAAAAATCCCATAATCCCCATTCGGATAAAAACATCTTAGTGATTGCCGGCGAACATTCTGGTGATCTACTTGGGGCAGATTTGTTGCAAGAATTGTCTATCCTAGAACCTGAGTATAAGTTCTATGGAATTGGAGGAGAAGGAATGATTTCTCATGGCCTTGACTCCATGGAAGAGTTAGAACAACTCAGTGTCATCGGATTTTCCGAAGCTATAAAAAAATATAGTTTTTTAAAAAAGATATTTTATCGTGTTTTAGAAGAGACCACTCATAGGCCAACCAAACTTGCCATTTTAATCGACTATCCTGGATTTAACTTACGTTTGGCCAAAGAGCTGAAACTGCGAGGAATCCCAACAGTATTTTATGTTTCTCCGCAAATATGGGCTTGGAAATTCAATCGAATCTATTTTATCAAAGAACAGATTGCACTGATGTTGACTCTATTTCGATTTGAGGAAGAGATTTATACAGAATATGGTGTGAATGCCAAATTTGTGGGCCATCCCATTACCAAACGAATTCCTGAAAAATTAAAAAAGGAACCAGTGATCACAGAAAAACTTCCGGATTCCCACCATGGGTATACAGTGGGACTATTGCCTGGCTCCAGAAAAGGTGAAATCCGAAGGTTAATTGATCCCATCCTTGGTACCGCTGCCCTCCTCCACGAACACTGCAAACTAGAAAAAAAGAAAATTGTATTCCTTCTTCCGAATATCAATGCAAAAGAAGAAACCTTTATCTTAGAAAAAATTGAATCCTTAAAACAAATTCACCCGGACATTCAAATACATTATTTGTGGAATGCTTCGCTTAGAGTGATGGAAACTAGTGACCTCCTCCTCATCGCTTCAGGGACTGCTACATTAGAAGGACTTTATTTTGAAACACCGATGGTAATTCTTTATAAAGTAAGTTTGTTTACATATCTTTTGGGTTCACTACTCATGCGGTCCAAATTCATAGGTCTTGCAAATATACTTTCGGGGGAAGAAGTTTGTCGAGAAATCACTCAAAACGAATGCCAACCAAAATATATCTTTGAGGAAGCATGGAAAATTCTTTCTAACACAAAACTTCGAAACAAAATCAAAGGAATTTTGAGAGATGCCAAAGAGAGAGAATTAGGAACCACCAATGCTTCCAAAAAGGCAGCAAAGGAAGTCCAGTCACTCCTTCGATCTTTTTCGAATTAG
- a CDS encoding LpxI family protein — MAPKGRLAIIAGGGELPHIGMSEALAAGEDPLFLGLIESDFSPREHSARTIPVHITQVGKILKTIQKEKITRILMLGKVRKDLLFQNLKFDLKALAILAKTINRNDYPIFLAIADEFEAMGVKVISQKIYLQSLLLREGRYTPKKFKTQELKDIDFGMFYAEKMADLDIGQMVVVCDESVIAVEAVEGTDETIKRGGLYTKKKGDAVVCKSPKAKQDDRFDLPTIGIHTFQMMLESGCKTLCIREGETLVVDPKNAIEFATKHKLNFCVIGKSGSKVLNGNQKKIP, encoded by the coding sequence TTGGCACCCAAAGGCAGATTAGCCATTATCGCTGGTGGTGGAGAACTACCCCATATCGGAATGTCAGAAGCCCTGGCTGCAGGTGAAGACCCCTTATTTCTTGGGCTAATTGAATCTGATTTTTCCCCACGCGAACACAGTGCACGTACGATTCCAGTGCATATCACCCAGGTTGGGAAAATTCTCAAAACCATCCAAAAAGAAAAAATCACGAGAATTTTGATGTTGGGAAAGGTCAGAAAAGATCTGCTCTTTCAAAATCTTAAATTTGATTTAAAAGCTTTGGCCATCCTTGCCAAAACCATCAACCGCAATGACTATCCTATCTTTCTTGCCATCGCAGATGAATTTGAAGCGATGGGAGTCAAAGTCATCTCCCAAAAGATCTATTTGCAATCCCTACTCCTACGCGAAGGTAGGTACACCCCAAAAAAGTTCAAAACCCAAGAATTAAAAGACATCGACTTTGGCATGTTTTACGCCGAAAAGATGGCCGATTTAGACATTGGGCAAATGGTAGTGGTTTGCGATGAATCGGTGATTGCAGTGGAAGCTGTGGAAGGAACCGATGAAACCATCAAACGAGGTGGTTTGTATACCAAAAAGAAAGGTGATGCGGTTGTTTGTAAAAGTCCGAAAGCCAAACAAGACGACCGGTTTGACTTACCCACCATTGGCATTCATACCTTCCAAATGATGCTCGAAAGTGGTTGTAAAACGCTCTGCATTCGAGAAGGTGAAACATTGGTTGTGGATCCGAAAAATGCAATTGAATTTGCCACCAAACACAAATTAAATTTTTGTGTCATAGGAAAAAGTGGAAGTAAGGTTCTCAATGGTAACCAAAAAAAAATCCCATAA
- the sucD gene encoding succinate--CoA ligase subunit alpha, whose amino-acid sequence MTVLVDANTRVVVQGITGKEGSFHATQMLEYGTKVVAGVTPGKGGQTWTSETGKTAPVRNTIKEAMIQDGANAAIIFVPPPFAADAILEGIFAEIPLVVCITEGIPTHDMLKVYSVLRNSKTKLVGPNCPGVINPFHKVKMGIMPGFIHTPGKIGIVSRSGTLTYESVASLTAAGLGQSTCIGIGGDPVPGMNHVEAVRLLNEDPDTEGIVMIGEIGGTSEEEAAAYIKAHVKKPVVGFIAGQTAPPGKRMGHAGAIISGGMGTATSKIAAMQDAGVSICAHIGEVGDKMKAALKK is encoded by the coding sequence ATGACTGTATTAGTTGACGCAAACACAAGAGTAGTCGTCCAAGGGATCACCGGTAAGGAAGGATCCTTTCATGCGACTCAAATGTTAGAATATGGTACAAAAGTAGTTGCTGGTGTAACTCCTGGTAAAGGTGGACAAACTTGGACTTCTGAAACTGGAAAAACTGCTCCTGTTCGTAATACCATCAAAGAAGCAATGATCCAAGACGGTGCGAATGCTGCGATTATCTTCGTTCCACCTCCATTCGCAGCAGATGCGATTTTGGAAGGAATCTTTGCTGAGATCCCACTCGTAGTGTGTATCACAGAAGGAATCCCTACTCACGATATGCTCAAAGTATATAGTGTTCTTCGTAATTCCAAAACCAAACTGGTAGGACCAAACTGTCCTGGGGTCATCAATCCTTTCCACAAAGTAAAAATGGGAATTATGCCAGGTTTCATCCACACTCCAGGGAAGATCGGGATTGTTTCTCGTTCTGGAACTTTGACTTATGAATCCGTTGCTTCCTTAACAGCGGCAGGCCTTGGCCAATCCACTTGTATCGGTATCGGGGGAGACCCAGTTCCTGGGATGAACCACGTAGAAGCGGTTCGCCTCTTAAACGAAGATCCAGATACTGAAGGAATCGTAATGATCGGTGAGATTGGTGGAACTTCGGAAGAAGAAGCTGCCGCTTACATCAAAGCGCATGTGAAAAAACCAGTGGTTGGTTTTATTGCAGGCCAAACGGCACCTCCAGGAAAACGTATGGGCCATGCCGGTGCGATCATTTCTGGTGGAATGGGAACTGCCACTTCTAAAATAGCTGCGATGCAAGACGCTGGTGTCAGCATCTGTGCGCACATTGGCGAAGTTGGCGATAAAATGAAGGCAGCCCTTAAAAAATAA
- a CDS encoding LIC_12586 family protein, whose amino-acid sequence MERIFSFQRLFAYRQSLVYLLNRIRENKRVLFSFLALGFIFFCFILCYYGLEFYLRNYRIPLVQLRKVVSYTINKELGKAVDIGVLDFSLREGLIIEDLVVSNEEDFSFNDHMLKVKKVTFKLSSYFKESPTVEQIDFYSPHLVLNENISLRNQLIEYAQKSKLKDIRFHDARLTVKQNDSTLVDWKEGWDIVLKRKNKKLFLSYNNGWFWIPNTTRIKGEGEFSESSLDEFQFEFKWKNYPSEEAIILTNYLFGSSVHSAVLSGEGKVSRDSVSGFVARGDVEFENSFIPLPFFENYILDGFRFREVFLFTPNKEEREFFGTDFRIKTSVKSETVKETLLERNFEFQIESLEDIAERISDLSGNFTLPLSGSLKGNVDLTETGDKNKWFLLRGELIGSDLQWDSQLLQLEKGNLSLKLTEGNEWALNFDSLFFGKPTHLSGGGNSSWGRSKKTDGTFYYPLQSKTKLNFQTPDLTANDWKPLYEDWKQETLEEIRERQEKLIPEEYFYQTKIYKYFLEMMNLDLTIQIANYYPYSGSKSLGESKGNFQVKEGRMNLVMNLGNSNSKLTSISYFASKTPNFGLNLVLNEYPWSDPWMNVCGAELKPTHVSLDYSFNSIGSDYYSLHKDARTSYSLKLFGVDFKEADLVSKLDMDLSPFKKPFQIEFDLSRYSDMDYISNLVVSSEIIDLKGYGNNKNGNYAFTAYGLVGESRGTFSFTEEENKCVIK is encoded by the coding sequence TTGGAACGGATCTTTTCTTTCCAGCGCCTATTTGCTTATAGGCAATCATTGGTTTACCTACTCAATAGAATCCGCGAAAACAAGCGGGTTCTATTTTCGTTTTTAGCACTTGGGTTTATCTTTTTTTGTTTTATTCTCTGTTATTACGGTCTTGAATTTTACCTCCGCAATTACCGCATTCCCTTAGTGCAACTCAGGAAGGTTGTCTCTTATACCATCAACAAAGAACTTGGCAAAGCGGTAGACATTGGAGTTCTCGATTTTTCTCTCAGAGAAGGCCTTATCATTGAAGACCTTGTGGTTTCTAATGAAGAGGACTTTTCATTCAACGATCATATGTTGAAGGTTAAAAAAGTAACCTTTAAGCTTTCTAGTTATTTTAAAGAATCTCCCACTGTAGAACAAATTGATTTTTATAGTCCTCATTTGGTTTTAAATGAAAACATTAGTTTAAGAAACCAACTGATTGAATATGCACAAAAGAGTAAACTGAAAGACATTCGGTTTCATGATGCACGACTTACTGTCAAACAAAATGATTCCACTTTAGTTGATTGGAAAGAAGGTTGGGATATTGTTTTAAAAAGGAAAAACAAAAAACTTTTTCTTTCTTACAACAATGGTTGGTTTTGGATTCCTAACACAACCCGGATCAAAGGTGAGGGGGAATTTAGCGAATCTAGTTTGGATGAATTTCAATTCGAATTTAAATGGAAAAACTATCCTTCGGAAGAAGCCATTATCCTAACTAATTATTTATTTGGATCCAGTGTACATTCGGCTGTTCTTTCTGGTGAAGGCAAAGTCAGTCGGGATTCCGTTTCTGGATTTGTTGCGAGAGGGGACGTTGAATTTGAAAATTCTTTTATCCCTCTACCTTTCTTTGAAAATTATATTTTGGATGGCTTCCGTTTTCGTGAAGTTTTTTTATTCACGCCAAACAAAGAAGAAAGAGAATTTTTTGGAACTGATTTTCGAATTAAAACTTCCGTCAAGTCAGAGACTGTAAAGGAAACACTGCTAGAAAGAAATTTTGAATTTCAAATTGAATCTTTGGAAGACATTGCAGAAAGGATTTCTGATCTTTCTGGGAATTTTACATTACCCTTATCTGGATCTTTAAAGGGTAATGTTGACCTTACGGAAACGGGTGATAAAAATAAATGGTTTTTACTTCGAGGAGAACTTATTGGATCTGACCTTCAGTGGGACTCTCAGTTATTGCAGTTAGAAAAAGGAAACTTGTCTTTGAAACTAACGGAAGGAAATGAATGGGCTTTGAATTTTGATTCTCTATTTTTTGGTAAACCAACCCATCTTTCTGGTGGAGGAAATTCCTCTTGGGGACGGTCTAAAAAAACAGATGGTACTTTTTATTATCCACTCCAGTCCAAAACAAAACTCAATTTTCAAACTCCAGACCTAACCGCCAACGATTGGAAACCATTGTATGAAGATTGGAAACAGGAAACCTTAGAGGAAATCAGAGAGAGACAAGAGAAATTAATTCCTGAAGAATACTTTTACCAAACAAAGATTTATAAATATTTTTTAGAAATGATGAATTTGGATCTTACCATTCAAATTGCTAATTATTATCCTTATAGTGGGTCCAAATCATTGGGAGAATCAAAGGGAAATTTCCAAGTGAAAGAAGGAAGGATGAATTTAGTGATGAATCTAGGAAATTCGAATTCAAAACTTACCTCTATTTCCTATTTCGCAAGTAAAACGCCTAACTTCGGTTTGAATTTAGTGTTAAATGAATACCCATGGTCAGATCCTTGGATGAATGTCTGTGGTGCCGAACTAAAACCTACTCATGTCAGTTTGGATTATAGTTTCAATAGCATTGGAAGTGATTATTATAGCCTTCATAAAGATGCTCGAACATCATATTCACTTAAACTATTTGGTGTGGATTTTAAAGAAGCTGATTTGGTTTCGAAATTAGATATGGATCTCAGTCCTTTTAAAAAACCCTTTCAAATTGAATTTGATTTGAGTCGATATTCAGATATGGATTATATTTCTAATTTAGTGGTCTCTAGTGAAATTATAGATTTGAAAGGTTATGGAAATAACAAAAACGGGAACTATGCCTTTACTGCTTACGGTCTTGTCGGGGAGTCGAGAGGAACCTTTAGTTTTACTGAAGAGGAAAATAAATGCGTCATCAAATAG
- a CDS encoding ATP-dependent helicase translates to MKLNAAQMEAVSTIQGPLLVFAGAGSGKTRVITNRIAHMVEGVKIPAGKIVALSFTNKSAKEMAERLRKMVPREKLKGITLSTFHSLGLKILKEHITKLGYNETFLLFNGTDQEAFVSDLLKSKRLDPKKVPPKEILRRISYAKNTQVHPKDNGLTGELDLVAAEVFSMYEEGLKEKNAIDFDDLILLPKRLLAEFPEIAAYYQRKHEYYLVDEFQDTNQLQYEFLSLFRGKSDNLCVVGDDDQSIYAFRGSNVQLILNFEREFPHAKVVRLLENYRSTSLIIQAANSLIQNNKGRKEKTLYSRIPSAERVEYYETADEREEAIFVAGRIQTLLIKNEFKGKEIAILFRTNFQSRPFEEELRNRSIPYKVVGGYNFFDRKEIRDCISYLRYVANPKDDYSLLRIINYPKRGIGPGTMQKLQEEAFTHKLSLYEIFHKMIESPDYLPEIKAKVRQEIYQFVEMVDAFKKKFAMSPKLAPVLREMITQIGFEREISMEETEEKVVKARIYNLSELVNMLSFFEEEEGREGKATIFDFLQRLVLLMEDEPKEDEEDRRVQLLTMHQSKGLEYDLVFLVGLEEGILPNSRVIEEEGEVVDEERRLLYVGMTRPRRKLYLTSARTRRKFGEQIESAPSRFLNELSQDAVLFFPMETKDRDTETKNFLEELDKLKVG, encoded by the coding sequence ATGAAATTAAATGCGGCACAAATGGAAGCTGTCTCTACCATCCAAGGTCCCCTTCTGGTCTTTGCAGGAGCTGGATCTGGAAAAACCAGGGTCATCACTAACCGCATTGCCCATATGGTCGAAGGGGTAAAAATCCCTGCTGGTAAAATTGTTGCCCTTTCCTTTACCAATAAAAGTGCCAAAGAGATGGCAGAACGGCTTCGTAAAATGGTCCCGAGAGAAAAACTAAAAGGGATCACACTTTCCACCTTTCATTCGTTAGGTTTGAAGATTTTAAAGGAACATATTACCAAACTAGGTTATAACGAAACTTTTCTATTGTTCAATGGAACCGACCAGGAAGCCTTTGTTTCTGACCTTTTAAAGTCCAAACGTTTGGATCCCAAAAAAGTACCTCCAAAAGAAATCTTACGCCGTATCTCTTATGCTAAAAATACCCAAGTCCATCCGAAAGACAATGGTCTTACGGGAGAATTGGATCTTGTGGCGGCCGAAGTTTTTTCTATGTATGAAGAGGGATTAAAAGAAAAAAATGCCATCGACTTTGATGATTTGATTCTGCTTCCCAAACGTCTGTTAGCTGAATTTCCGGAAATCGCAGCATATTATCAAAGAAAACACGAGTATTATCTTGTGGATGAATTCCAAGATACCAACCAACTCCAATATGAGTTTTTATCTTTATTTCGTGGCAAAAGTGATAATCTTTGTGTGGTAGGGGACGACGACCAAAGTATCTATGCTTTTCGTGGATCCAATGTCCAACTCATCCTTAATTTTGAGAGAGAATTCCCACATGCCAAAGTAGTGAGGCTTCTCGAAAATTATCGTTCGACATCACTTATCATACAAGCGGCCAACTCGCTGATTCAAAATAATAAAGGTCGTAAGGAAAAAACTTTATACAGTCGGATTCCATCTGCAGAACGGGTGGAATACTACGAAACTGCCGATGAAAGAGAAGAAGCCATTTTTGTCGCTGGAAGGATTCAAACCTTACTCATCAAAAATGAATTTAAAGGAAAAGAAATTGCCATCCTATTTCGTACCAACTTCCAATCTCGTCCTTTTGAAGAGGAACTGAGAAACAGAAGTATCCCGTACAAAGTAGTGGGTGGTTATAATTTCTTTGATCGGAAAGAAATTAGAGATTGTATTTCTTACTTACGTTATGTGGCAAATCCAAAGGATGATTATTCGTTATTACGTATCATCAATTACCCAAAACGGGGGATTGGTCCCGGTACCATGCAAAAACTCCAAGAAGAAGCCTTCACACACAAACTTTCCCTCTATGAAATCTTTCATAAAATGATTGAGAGTCCTGACTATTTGCCCGAAATAAAAGCTAAGGTCAGACAGGAAATCTACCAGTTCGTAGAGATGGTAGATGCTTTTAAGAAGAAATTTGCGATGTCACCGAAATTGGCACCAGTGCTTCGGGAAATGATCACCCAAATTGGATTCGAGAGGGAAATCTCCATGGAAGAAACCGAGGAGAAGGTAGTCAAAGCCCGGATCTACAATTTGAGTGAACTTGTAAACATGTTGTCCTTTTTTGAAGAGGAAGAGGGCAGAGAAGGAAAAGCCACTATTTTCGACTTCTTACAGAGACTTGTCCTCCTGATGGAAGACGAACCCAAAGAGGACGAGGAAGACCGCAGGGTGCAACTTCTGACGATGCACCAGTCCAAAGGTCTGGAATACGATTTAGTTTTTTTAGTGGGCCTAGAAGAGGGAATTTTACCGAACTCACGTGTTATAGAAGAAGAAGGGGAAGTTGTTGATGAAGAAAGACGCCTTCTCTACGTGGGTATGACTCGCCCAAGGCGAAAATTGTACTTGACTTCGGCTCGTACAAGACGCAAATTTGGGGAGCAAATCGAGAGTGCCCCCTCTCGGTTTTTAAATGAGCTGTCTCAGGACGCTGTTCTTTTTTTCCCTATGGAAACGAAGGATAGAGACACAGAAACTAAGAATTTCTTAGAGGAATTAGACAAACTAAAGGTAGGCTAA
- a CDS encoding tetratricopeptide repeat protein, with translation MKSILPLTLILALVVVFENCASNQGNQKTGVSKVNTGSHMAQIESIDADLKSSTLSDESRDKLVIRKGKLLLDLGKYDETISTLNQVNQAKSNPVQLSEWNLTMGKAYVGKNEYSKAIQFLNQSERLDKNTNLMERKKLVVQSLVAEREYYPALATLTKTYTKGNQKKDEFYFETAAKTYLKMGFEYKNTGFYQKGLQVANLGLEEFPNNETLKSIQKECLEVLQPEGKL, from the coding sequence ATGAAATCGATTCTCCCACTAACCCTCATTTTGGCGTTGGTTGTGGTATTTGAAAATTGTGCATCAAATCAAGGAAACCAGAAAACAGGAGTTTCCAAAGTAAATACCGGGTCCCATATGGCCCAAATCGAATCCATCGATGCTGATCTCAAATCCTCTACTCTTTCTGACGAATCCCGAGACAAACTAGTCATCCGCAAAGGAAAACTACTACTCGATCTTGGCAAATATGATGAAACAATTTCTACCCTCAACCAAGTAAACCAGGCCAAGTCCAACCCGGTCCAACTTTCTGAGTGGAATCTCACAATGGGAAAAGCCTATGTGGGGAAAAACGAATATTCCAAAGCCATTCAATTCTTAAACCAATCCGAACGATTGGACAAAAATACGAACCTGATGGAACGTAAAAAACTCGTAGTGCAATCACTTGTTGCTGAACGGGAATACTATCCGGCCCTGGCAACCCTTACGAAAACATACACCAAAGGGAATCAGAAAAAAGACGAATTTTATTTTGAAACTGCTGCCAAAACGTATTTAAAAATGGGTTTTGAGTATAAGAATACAGGTTTTTACCAAAAAGGTTTGCAAGTTGCCAATTTAGGATTGGAAGAATTCCCGAACAACGAAACTCTGAAGTCCATTCAGAAGGAATGTTTGGAAGTGTTGCAGCCGGAGGGCAAACTCTAA
- a CDS encoding FmdB family zinc ribbon protein, whose translation MATYDYHCNTCGKDFEHVQSMKDDALTECLCEKKGSVERRISASAGIIFKGTGFYVTDYKKDNSTPTSGSTGSGTT comes from the coding sequence ATGGCTACCTACGATTACCATTGTAATACATGTGGAAAGGACTTTGAACACGTGCAGTCGATGAAAGATGATGCACTTACGGAATGTCTCTGTGAGAAAAAAGGATCAGTGGAACGTCGAATTTCAGCCAGTGCTGGAATTATCTTCAAAGGTACTGGGTTTTACGTCACCGATTATAAAAAAGACAATTCCACTCCTACCTCTGGCAGCACAGGTTCAGGAACCACGTAA